The Alnus glutinosa chromosome 8, dhAlnGlut1.1, whole genome shotgun sequence DNA segment ACGGCGTGAGTTGAAGTGACTTGAGTGACTAAACTCTATCAGCATCGTTTGTTAgtagctcaaaaaaaaaaaacaaaaacaaaaacaaaaacaaaaacaaaaagaagaaacacatGAACACCAAAAACCCAGTTCATCCACTGAACCAACGAACAACAAGGAACTccaaaacttttcaaaaaaaaaaaaaacaaggaactCCAAAAACCAGCACAAAcaaaaagagataaaagaaaggGTTACAAGCTCACCAAATTCAAAGAGCTTTGTGTATATCCTCAGCCCCACTGAACGTAAATGCACCGCCCTCTTCCAAATTCAAGACCTTGACGACCCCATCTTCCGCCAAGAGTGCGTACCTTCGGGATCTCACGCCCAACCCCACGGGCCACGGGCTGACGGGGTTGTCGCTCAGATCGAGCTCGCACCCGATGGCTCTGGTGAAGTCGCCGTTCCCATCGGACAGCAAGAGCACCTCGTCGTTGATATTGAGGTTCTCCTTCCAGGCTTTCATGACGAAGGCGTCGTTGACCGAAATGCAAACGATGGTGTTGACCCCTTTGGCCTTGAGCTACTTGGACTTGAAGACGAAGCCTGGGAGGTGCTTCTGGGAGCAGGTGGGGGTGAAGGCACCGGGGACGGCCAAGAGGATGGCCTTCTCTTGTTCTTGGTGAGGTCAGAGATGGTGGTGGTCTGGAGCTCGCCGGTGGGGTTGAGAAAACGGTGCTGTTAGTTTTGAAGCTCCTTGTTCTTCGTTGGTTCAGTGGATGAACTGGTTTTTTGGAGTTTCTTATTCTATGTGCTCTGGACAAAATAGCCTTTGTTCTTGTATATTATTCGCTTCCTGCTTCTATTTCTTCTCCCTCGAGCATCTTCAATAACACCGACCCATAGAGCCTAGGCTCTTTCTCTCTGTATGGAATATATTACATGGAGAAAATGCAACACCATGGTGGGTTGGGATTCCGTGAGTACGTGGATGCTCCAGAGAAAGAGTGCTACAAGATCCAGATGTTTCAGCGTGAGCTGTCTCTCAGCCTAGAGCTTGTGACCCAAGGTattggcttcttcttcttttcttttgttgggttttattttttttatttttttaatggttgaATTAATGGTATTTAATTTGTGTGATCGATTTTTGATTATTTGTGGGTTTGTGCGTGTCTGTAGCTATTGAGACGTGTCGGCAACAGTTGTTGGGGACGACAACGGAGAACAACTTGCATGGGCAGTCTGAGAGTTCGGAGCAAACGACATCGAATAAAGTCCCTCCTCCGGTGTTCGAGGAGTTCTTTGTTGGTTCAATAGATGAACTAGTTTTTGAAGTTCctggtatattttttttttgagctgcTAACAAAACGATGCTGTTAGAGTTAGTCCTTCAACTCAACTCACGCCGTTAACGCCGACCTATTTAAAGTCATGCATTATAAAACTCCCACTAGGCAATA contains these protein-coding regions:
- the LOC133875813 gene encoding transcription factor HHO2-like, whose translation is MEKMQHHGGLGFREYVDAPEKECYKIQMFQRELSLSLELVTQAIETCRQQLLGTTTENNLHGQSESSEQTTSNKVPPPVFEEFFVGSIDELVFEVPGIFFF